Proteins found in one Palaeococcus ferrophilus DSM 13482 genomic segment:
- a CDS encoding thiolase domain-containing protein, producing the protein MEKPVIIGVGAVPAGEHWRTSLRDMAVEALLNAMDDAGVEKVDSLYVGNMISGSFVEQENLGALIADWAGLGNIPAVKVEAACASGGAAVQEGAKAVMSGLEDIVAVVGVEKMTDAWPSDATRYLAYAADADWELFHGVSFVALNALIMRLYMKTYGYTEEDLALFSVNAHANGAKNPYAMFKRPIKVETVMKSPYVADPLKLFDASPMCDGAAAVIITTPEKAKELGVPKEKWVEVSGMGRAIDTINLANREDFLTLKAAKVAAEKAYRMAGVTAKDIDFFEVHDAFTVMAALSLEALGAAEKGKGALLAKEGQIAIDGDYPIQTLGGLKSRGHPVGATGVYQTVEAVWQLRGESPNQVPDAEVGLTQNIGGTGSNITVNVFRRV; encoded by the coding sequence ATGGAGAAGCCCGTTATCATTGGTGTTGGTGCCGTTCCCGCCGGCGAGCACTGGAGGACGAGCCTTAGGGACATGGCGGTTGAGGCGCTCTTGAATGCCATGGACGATGCGGGAGTGGAGAAGGTTGACTCTCTCTACGTTGGAAACATGATTTCCGGCTCGTTCGTCGAGCAGGAGAATCTTGGGGCGCTCATAGCGGACTGGGCCGGCCTTGGAAACATTCCTGCCGTTAAGGTAGAGGCCGCGTGCGCCTCCGGTGGAGCAGCGGTTCAGGAGGGGGCCAAAGCCGTCATGAGCGGCCTTGAGGATATCGTTGCGGTCGTTGGTGTGGAGAAGATGACCGATGCGTGGCCGAGCGACGCCACCCGCTATCTGGCCTATGCAGCGGATGCCGACTGGGAGCTCTTCCACGGGGTCAGCTTCGTGGCCCTTAACGCTCTCATAATGCGCCTCTACATGAAGACCTACGGCTACACGGAGGAGGACCTGGCACTGTTCTCGGTCAACGCCCACGCAAACGGTGCCAAGAACCCCTACGCCATGTTCAAGAGGCCGATAAAGGTTGAGACCGTCATGAAGAGCCCCTACGTGGCAGACCCGCTCAAGCTCTTCGATGCTTCCCCTATGTGTGACGGTGCCGCCGCGGTCATAATAACCACACCCGAGAAGGCGAAAGAACTCGGCGTTCCGAAGGAGAAGTGGGTAGAAGTGAGCGGAATGGGAAGGGCGATAGACACGATCAACCTCGCCAACAGGGAGGACTTCCTCACGCTCAAAGCGGCTAAGGTGGCAGCAGAGAAGGCCTACAGGATGGCCGGCGTAACGGCCAAGGACATTGACTTCTTCGAGGTTCACGATGCATTCACCGTGATGGCCGCGCTCAGCCTCGAGGCCCTCGGAGCCGCGGAGAAGGGTAAGGGTGCCCTCCTGGCCAAGGAGGGCCAGATAGCGATAGACGGAGACTACCCCATCCAGACCCTGGGTGGCCTCAAGAGCAGGGGACACCCCGTCGGAGCCACGGGAGTCTACCAGACGGTTGAGGCTGTGTGGCAGCTCAGGGGTGAGTCACCCAACCAGGTACCCGATGCAGAGGTTGGCCTGACGCAGAACATAGGCGGTACGGGTTCAAACATAACTGTTAACGTCTTCAGGAGGGTGTGA
- a CDS encoding TIGR00266 family protein: MKYEIIHRPSFSLVEVELGRGESLQAEAGAMVHMSPTIRLETKAKGGVFGALKRSMLGGESFFINTFRAEDGPGTIGLAPSYPGDIEAFELDGTLYAQSGAFLASSEGINIDTKWGGAKTFFGREGLFLLKMSGRGTVFLSSFGAIYKKELHNERFIIDTGHMVAFTEGLDFNVKRVGGLKSTLFSGEGLVAEFYGTGTLYIQTRSLDSFIGWILPHLPQKG, translated from the coding sequence ATGAAGTATGAAATTATCCACCGGCCCAGCTTTTCGCTGGTTGAGGTCGAGCTCGGAAGGGGCGAAAGCCTCCAGGCTGAGGCAGGGGCCATGGTTCACATGAGCCCGACGATAAGGCTCGAAACGAAGGCCAAGGGCGGTGTTTTCGGCGCTTTAAAGAGGTCAATGCTCGGCGGTGAGAGCTTCTTTATAAACACCTTTCGGGCGGAGGATGGCCCAGGAACAATAGGGCTTGCGCCCTCCTATCCAGGTGACATAGAGGCCTTTGAACTCGATGGGACGCTCTACGCCCAGAGCGGCGCCTTCCTCGCGAGCTCGGAGGGCATAAACATTGACACGAAGTGGGGCGGCGCAAAGACGTTCTTCGGAAGGGAAGGGCTCTTCCTCCTCAAGATGAGCGGCAGGGGAACGGTCTTTCTCTCAAGCTTCGGGGCAATATACAAGAAGGAACTCCACAACGAGCGCTTCATAATAGACACAGGCCACATGGTGGCATTTACGGAGGGCCTCGACTTCAACGTGAAGCGCGTTGGTGGGCTTAAGAGCACCCTCTTCAGCGGGGAGGGCCTTGTTGCGGAGTTCTACGGAACCGGGACGCTCTACATCCAGACGAGAAGCCTGGACAGCTTCATAGGCTGGATACTCCCGCACCTGCCCCAGAAGGGCTGA
- a CDS encoding hydroxymethylglutaryl-CoA synthase — MGKLLKPLKDVGIVGYGAYVPMYRIKDEEIGRVWGISSFPIQEKSVNNLDEDALTIGIEAAKNALKRARIDPKEIRAVWFGTESKPYAVKPSATVIAEAIGATPDLDAADFEFACKAGTEALQAAIGFVGSGMAKYAMAIGSDTSQGRPGDHLEFTAAAGGAAYIVGEKSSETLAYFEGSYSYVTDTPDFWRRQHEHYPRHGNRFTGEPAYFHQIISAAKGLMEEFGYSASDFDYAVFHQPNVKFPLTAAKILGIPKEKVLPGLLSGIIGNTYSGATLVGVSAVLDVAKPGDRILWVSFGSGAGSDAFSLVVQDAIEEKRDLAPKTMDYVNRKKYIDYALYAKHRRKYVM, encoded by the coding sequence ATGGGAAAACTGCTGAAGCCTCTTAAAGATGTCGGCATTGTGGGCTACGGTGCGTACGTGCCCATGTATAGAATCAAAGATGAGGAGATAGGACGCGTTTGGGGAATAAGTAGCTTCCCCATCCAGGAAAAGTCCGTGAACAACCTCGATGAAGACGCGCTCACCATCGGCATTGAAGCGGCCAAAAACGCCCTTAAGAGAGCTCGCATTGACCCGAAGGAGATTAGAGCGGTGTGGTTTGGAACGGAGAGCAAGCCCTACGCCGTTAAGCCTTCTGCAACGGTGATCGCCGAGGCCATAGGGGCCACTCCGGATTTGGACGCGGCCGACTTCGAGTTCGCGTGCAAGGCCGGAACCGAGGCACTTCAGGCAGCGATAGGCTTCGTTGGAAGCGGAATGGCCAAGTACGCTATGGCCATAGGTTCGGACACTTCACAGGGCAGGCCAGGAGACCACCTTGAGTTCACGGCAGCGGCTGGCGGAGCGGCCTACATAGTTGGCGAGAAGAGCTCCGAGACCCTAGCTTACTTCGAGGGGAGCTACTCATACGTTACAGACACTCCCGACTTCTGGAGGAGGCAGCACGAGCACTACCCGAGGCACGGGAACCGCTTCACCGGCGAGCCCGCCTACTTCCACCAGATAATAAGCGCCGCCAAGGGGCTTATGGAGGAGTTCGGGTACTCGGCGAGCGATTTTGATTACGCCGTTTTCCACCAGCCCAACGTCAAGTTCCCGCTCACAGCCGCCAAGATACTCGGCATTCCGAAGGAGAAGGTCCTCCCCGGACTTCTCAGCGGCATCATAGGAAACACCTACAGCGGAGCAACCCTCGTTGGCGTTTCCGCCGTCCTTGACGTAGCAAAACCCGGCGATAGGATTCTCTGGGTGAGCTTTGGAAGCGGTGCCGGAAGCGACGCCTTCAGCCTCGTCGTCCAAGATGCGATAGAGGAGAAGAGGGACCTCGCTCCAAAGACCATGGACTACGTGAACAGGAAGAAGTACATTGACTACGCCCTCTACGCAAAACACAGGAGAAAGTACGTAATGTGA
- a CDS encoding Zn-ribbon domain-containing OB-fold protein → MGKPMQVARYWRHFREKYRLIGGKCENGHLMFPKREVCPVCGSREIEDYEFSGKGKVLTWTIVRNPPSGFEYYRPYPIALVQLEEGPVVLAQLTDVDPEEIDFGMEVEMVTRKVMEFNEDGIILYGYKFRPPVK, encoded by the coding sequence ATGGGGAAGCCGATGCAGGTTGCCCGTTATTGGAGGCACTTTAGGGAGAAGTACCGGCTCATCGGGGGGAAGTGTGAGAACGGTCACCTGATGTTCCCCAAGAGGGAGGTCTGCCCAGTCTGCGGCTCAAGGGAGATCGAGGACTACGAGTTCAGCGGTAAGGGCAAGGTCCTAACGTGGACCATCGTGAGGAACCCGCCGAGCGGCTTCGAGTACTACAGGCCCTACCCGATAGCCCTCGTCCAGCTCGAGGAGGGGCCGGTGGTTCTGGCGCAGCTCACGGACGTTGACCCGGAGGAGATAGACTTCGGAATGGAAGTGGAGATGGTAACGAGGAAGGTCATGGAGTTCAACGAGGACGGCATAATCCTCTACGGCTACAAGTTCAGGCCTCCCGTGAAGTGA